From Triticum urartu cultivar G1812 chromosome 2, Tu2.1, whole genome shotgun sequence, a single genomic window includes:
- the LOC125535593 gene encoding protein ETHYLENE-INSENSITIVE 3-like 2 produces MMGGGVAMMDRRMAFAADGEAEKGFGFFGAGCFVGAGDLVDPAPELPARDRFPDEEESEEEVDDDDVDGIEELERRMWRDRMRLKRLKELQQRQSQRPDGGAAASKGRPRRPASQQDQQARRKKMSRAQDGILKYMLKMMEACSAQGFVYGIVPENGKPVGGASDNLRAWWKEKVRFDRNAPAAIAKHRSDNAAPLCGGEDGAAAAAGPRSLHELQDTTLGSLLSSLMQHCDPPQRRFPLEKGVPPPWWPQGPSEAWWPEAGVPDDLGPPPYKKPHDLKKAWKVAVLTAVIKHMSPDVDKVRRLVRQSKCLQDKMTAREIVTWLAVLKAEEELSHKLHPGACLPPRPSAGALSFDASSGEYDVDFFGEEAADQIKARSEAAAFVDLTMDASSSNEFMIMPPALMKEETTDADFTHAQKRSATADAEPELMLNGSARVYTCENVQCPHAGHALGFLDRNARTAHQYACRYNHPAAAAAQSKPPSAFFPGAPYSPQSQALGGFDFGLPAADQRCLAGLMSMYETGVAAHRGAGAVNDAAAPGMQIGGGNLLAPRSLAGANNVMQQQQQQQSAAFFMGDDAPFGMAAPELSRFGQGFDLSAADYAGAMQQPQPQKHVGPNWFY; encoded by the coding sequence ATGATGGGGGGAGGGGTGGCCATGATGGATCGGCGCATGGCGTTCGCGGCGGATGGGGAGGCCGAGAAGGGCTTCGGGTTCTTTGGAGCCGGCTGCTTCGTGGGGGCGGGCGACCTCGTGGACCCGGCGCCGGAGCTGCCGGCGCGGGACAGGttccccgacgaggaggagagcgaggaggaggtCGACGACGACGACGTGGACGGCATCGAGGAGCTGGAGCGCCGCATGTGGCGCGACCGCATGAGGCTCAAGCGCCTCAAGGAGCTGCAGCAGCGCCAGAGCCAGAGGCCCGACGGCGGCGCGGCAGCGAGCAAGGGGCGGCCGAGGCGGCCGGCGTCGCAGCAGGACCAGCAGGCGCGGCGCAAGAAGATGTCGCGCGCGCAGGACGGGATCCTCAAGTACATGCTCAAGATGATGGAGGCGTGCAGCGCGCAGGGCTTCGTCTACGGCATCGTCCCCGAGAACGGCAAGCCCGTGGGCGGCGCCTCCGACAACCTCCGCGCCTGGTGGAAGGAGAAGGTCCGCTTCGACCGCAACGCCCCCGCGGCCATCGCCAAGCACCGGTCCGACAACGCCGCGCCGCTCTGCGGCGGGGAAGACGGGGCGGCCGCGGCGGCCGGCCCGCGCTCCCTGCACGAGCTGCAGGACACCACGCTCGGCTCCCTGCTCTCCTCGCTCATGCAGCACTGCGACCCGCCGCAGCGCCGGTTCCCGCTCGAGAAGGGCGTGCCGCCGCCGTGGTGGCCGCAGGGGCCGTCCGAGGCGTGGTGGCCCGAGGCGGGCGTGCCCGACGACCTCGGCCCGCCGCCGTACAAGAAGCCGCACGACCTCAAGAAGGCGTGGAAGGTCGCCGTGCTCACCGCCGTCATCAAGCACATGTCGCCCGACGTCGACAAGGTCCGCCGCCTCGTGCGGCAGTCCAAGTGCCTGCAGGACAAGATGACCGCCAGGGAGATCGTCACGTGGCTCGCCGTGCTCAAGGCGGAGGAGGAGCTCAGCCACAAGCTGCATCCCGGGGCCTGCCTCCCCCCGCGGCCCTCCGCCGGCGCGCTGTCGTTCGACGCCAGCTCCGGCGAGTACGACGTCGACTTCTTCGGCGAGGAGGCCGCGGACCAGATCAAGGCGCGTTCCGAGGCAGCCGCGTTCGTCGACCTCACCATGGACGCTTCCTCGAGCAACGAGTTCATGATCATGCCGCCTGCGCTGATGAAGGAAGAAACCACCGACGCCGACTTCACCCACGCCCAGAAGCGGAGCGCCACCGCGGACGCCGAGCCGGAGCTGATGCTGAACGGAAGCGCCCGCGTCTACACCTGCGAGAACGTGCAGTGCCCGCACGCCGGCCACGCGCTCGGCTTCCTCGACCGCAACGCGCGCACCGCCCACCAGTACGCCTGCAGGTACaaccaccccgccgccgccgccgcccagagCAAGCCGCCGTCGGCCTTCTTCCCGGGGGCGCCCTACAGCCCGCAGAGCCAGGCGCTCGGCGGGTTCGACTTCGGCCTGCCCGCGGCCGACCAGAGATGCCTCGCCGGGCTGATGAGCATGTACGAGACCGGCGTGGCCGCGCACAGAGGTGCAGGCGCAGTCAACGACGCCGCCGCTCCCGGCATGCAGATCGGCGGCGGCAACCTTCTGGCTCCACGGTCGCTTGCTGGCGCGAACAACGTgatgcagcagcagcagcagcagcagagcgCGGCGTTCTTCATGGGCGACGACGCGCCGTTCGGCATGGCGGCGCCGGAGCTCAGCAGGTTCGGCCAAGGGTTCGACCTGTCAGCGGCggactacgccggcgccatgcaGCAGCCGCAGCCGCAGAAGCACGTTGGGCCCAACTGGTTCTACTGA